One Glycine max cultivar Williams 82 chromosome 6, Glycine_max_v4.0, whole genome shotgun sequence DNA segment encodes these proteins:
- the LOC100777478 gene encoding glutamate receptor 3.3 has translation MNLFLVVCWVVYCLGVSSVTPFVAAANVSSSRPAVVHIGAIFNIDSVLGKVAKITLEEAVKDVNADKTILHGTQLVLTMQNSNHSGFIGMVQALRFMETDVIAIIGPQSSVTAHIISHVANELRVPLVSFAATDPTLSSLQFPFFVRTTQSDLYQMKAVAEIIDYYGWKEVIAIYVDDDYGRNGVAALDDELAARRCRISFKEGIKSGTEVDRGEITSLLVKVALMQSRVIVLHAQTDSGFMVFNLARYLGMTGNGYVWIVTDWLSSFLDSSYLPSETMDVLQGVLVLRHHTPDSDRKRAFLSRWKKLTGGSLGLHSYGLYAYDSVLLVARAIDAFFSQGGIVSFTNYTSLGGDKGGGLNLDVMSIFDNGTLLLKNILQSDFVGLSGRMKFEPDRSLVHPAYEVLNVVGNGLRRVGYWSNYSGLSIVTPEILYAKPPNRSSANQKLYSVIWPGETLSKPRGWVFPNNGRQLRIGVPIRVSYREFVAPVQGTEMFKGFCVDVFTAAVNLLPYAVPYRFVPFGDGHKNPSYTQLVNLITTGYFDGAIGDIAIVTNRTRIVDFTQPYAASGLVVVAPFKKINSGGWSFLQPFTPLMWIVTACFFLFIGIVIWILEHRINDEFRGPPRQQIITMLWFSLSTLFFSHRENTMSSLGRLVMLIWLFVVLILTSSYTASLTSILTVQQLYSPISGIESLKASDEPIGFQVGSFAEHYMTQDLGIAKSRLIPLGSPEEYANALQLGPKRGGVAAIVDERPYVEIFLSSQCTFRIVGQEFTRSGWGFAFPRDSPLAVDMSTAILQLSETGDLQRIHDKWMTRSSCSLENAEIDSDRLQLKSFWGLFLICGIACFIALVLHFLQLMFQLRQSPPSEPASSASSISGRFHRFLTLIDEKEDPSKRKGRKRNGDERSLEDQLGRQPKRVQIQTEITANSNN, from the exons ATGAATTTGTTCCTGGTTGTTTGTTGGGTGGTGTATTGCTTGGGAGTATCATCGGTAACTCCTTTTGTGGCGGCTGCAAATGTGTCATCCTCAAGGCCCGCCGTTGTGCACATTGGAGCAATCTTCAACATCGATTCTGTTCTTGGGAAAGTCGCTAAAATTACATTGGAGGAGGCCGTCAAAGATGTCAACGCCGACAAAACCATTCTACATGGAACTCAACTTGTTCTCACGATGCAAAATTCCAATCACAGTGGTTTCATAGGCATGGTTCAAG CTTTGCGGTTCATGGAGACTGATGTGATTGCTATAATAGGGCCACAATCTTCTGTGACTGCCCACATAATATCCCATGTTGCAAATGAACTCCGGGTTCCTTTAGTGTCATTTGCCGCTACAGACCCCACCCTCTCATCGCTGCAGTTCCCTTTCTTTGTGAGGACAACACAGAGTGATTTGTACCAAATGAAGGCAGTTGCTGAGATTATTGATTATTATGGTTGGAAGGAGGTGATTGCCATATATGTGGATGATGATTATGGGCGAAATGGTGTGGCCGCATTGGATGACGAACTAGCTGCAAGGCGTTGTAGAATCTCTTTCAAAGAAGGAATTAAATCAGGAACTGAAGTTGACCGGGGTGAAATTACTAGTTTACTTGTGAAAGTGGCACTGATGCAATCTCGCGTCATTGTTCTCCATGCACAAACTGATTCTGGATTTATGGTTTTCAATTTGGCACGTTATCTTGGGATGACAGGCAATGGCTATGTGTGGATAGTCACAGACTGGCTCTCTTCTTTTCTGGATTCCTCTTATCTCCCTTCAGAGACAATGGATGTTCTCCAAGGAGTGCTTGTTTTGCGCCATCATACACCTGATTCGGATAGAAAAAGGGCATTTCTCTCTAGGTGGAAGAAGTTAACTGGTGGCTCTTTGGGGTTACATTCTTATGGCCTCTATGCTTACGATTCTGTTTTGCTGGTTGCACGGGCTATTGATGCTTTTTTCAGTCAGGGTGGGATTGTTTCGTTTACCAATTACACAAGTTTAGGTGGTGATAAGGGAGGTGGTCTTAACCTTGATGTAATGAGCATTTTTGACAATGGAACGCTTCtgttgaagaacatattgcagagTGATTTTGTTGGACTATCAGGTCGAATGAAATTTGAACCAGACCGGTCTCTTGTTCATCCTGCCTATGAAGTCCTTAATGTGGTTGGAAATGGCCTTAGGAGGGTTGGTTACTGGTCCAACTATTCTGGTCTGTCAATTGTGACTCCTGAGATATTGTATGCAAAACCACCTAATAGATCAAGTGCAAATCAGAAACTATACAGTGTGATATGGCCTGGAGAAACATTATCTAAACCTCGTGGGTGGGTCTTCCCAAACAATGGTAGACAATTGAGAATTGGTGTGCCTATCCGAGTCAGTTACCGTGAATTTGTGGCACCGGTGCAGGGAACAGAGATGTTTAAAGGTTTCTGTGTTGATGTATTCACAGCAGCTGTAAACTTGTTGCCTTATGCTGTTCCTTACCGTTTTGTCCCATTTGGAGATGGCCACAAAAATCCAAGCTACACACAGCTTGTCAACTTAATCACAACTGGT TACTTTGATGGTGCCATTGGTGACATTGCTATTGTCACAAATCGGACAAGGATTGTAGATTTTACACAGCCATATGCTGCATCTGGACTTGTTGTGGTGGCCCCTTTCAAGAAGATCAATTCTGGTGGTTGGTCTTTCTTGCAGCCATTTACTCCTCTTATGTGGATTGTGACTGCTtgtttcttccttttcattGGGATAGTTATATGGATTCTGGAACACAGGATAAATGATGAGTTCAGGGGTCCACCTAGGCAGCAAATTATAACCATGTTGTG GTTTAGCCTATCAACTCTGTTTTTTTCCCACA GAGAGAATACCATGAGTTCTCTTGGTCGGTTGGTGATGCTCATATGGTTATTTGTGGTTTTGATCCTCACTTCCAGCTACACTGCAAGTTTAACATCCATACTCACAGTGCAGCAGTTATATTCTCCTATCAGTGGAATAGAGAGCTTAAAAGCTAGTGATGAGCCTATAGGGTTCCAAGTGGGTTCATTTGCAGAACATTACATGACTCAAGATTTAGGAATAGCCAAATCGAGGCTTATTCCCCTTGGATCCCCAGAAGAATATGCTAATGCACTCCAGCTTGGTCCTAAAAGAGGAGGTGTTGCTGCTATTGTTGATGAACGACCCTATGTCGAAATCTTCTTATCAAGCCAGTGCACATTCAGGATTGTAGGTCAGGAGTTCACCAGAAGTGGCTGGGGTTTT GCATTCCCTAGGGACTCTCCTTTGGCTGTAGATATGTCAACTGCCATTTTACAACTTTCTGAAACTGGTGATCTACAGCGGATTCATGATAAGTGGATGACACGAAGCTCTTGTAGTTTAGAGAATGCTGAAATTGATTCAGATCGTCTTCAGCTTAAAAGCTTCTGGGGTCTCTTTCTCATTTGCGGGATAGCTTGCTTTATTGCtcttgttttgcattttttgcAGCTTATGTTCCAGTTACGGCAATCTCCTCCTTCTGAACCTGCTTCTAGTGCTAGCTCAATTTCTGGTCGTTTTCATAGATTTCTTACACTCATTGATGAGAAGGAAGATCCAtccaaaagaaaaggaagaaagaggAATGGAGATGAAAGATCGCTTGAAGATCAATTGGGAAGGCAGCCAAAGAGGGTACAGATACAGACAGAAATAACAGCCAACTCAAACAATTAA
- the LOC732571 gene encoding glyceraldehyde-3-phosphate dehydrogenase B subunit isoform 1 (isoform 1 is encoded by transcript variant 1), whose amino-acid sequence MATHAALASTRIPTNTKFPSKASHSFPTQCASKRLEVTEFSGLRSTSCVTYANDARESSFFDLVASQLTPKQTNGSSTPVRGETVAKLKVAINGFGRIGRNFLRCWHGRKDSPLEVVVVNDSGGVKNASHLLKYDSMLGTFKADVKILDNETITVDGKPIKVVSSRDPLKLPWAELGIDIVIEGTGVFVDGPGAGKHIQAGAKKVIITAPAKGADIPTYVVGVNEGDYTHQISNIISNASCTTNCLAPFVKILDEEFGIVKGTMTTTHSYTGDQRLLDASHRDLRRARAAALNIVPTSTGAAKAVSLVLPQLKGKLNGIALRVPTPNVSVVDLVVNVEKKGLTAEDVNAAFRKAAEGPLKGVLDVCDVPLVSIDFRCSDVSSTIDSSLTMVMGDDMVKVVAWYDNEWGYSQRVVDLAHLVASKWPGAAKAGSGDPLEEFCETNPADEECKVYE is encoded by the exons ATGGCCACCCACGCGGCTCTAGCTTCTACAAGGATCCCCACTAACACCAAGTTCCCATCCAAGGCTTCACACTCTTTCCCAACCCAATGCGCCTCAAAG AGACTTGAGGTGACAGAATTCTCTGGGCTAAGATCCACTTCATGTGTGACATATGCTAACGATGCTAGAGAATCTTCCTTTTTTGATCTTGTAGCTTCCCAACTCACTCCCAAG CAGACCAATGGATCATCAACTCCTGTGAGGGGAGAGACAGTGGCCAAGTTGAAGGTGGCAATCAATGGTTTCGGACGCATTGGTAGAAACTTCCTTCGCTGCTGGCACGGCCGAAAAGACTCACCCCTTGAGGTCGTTGTTGTCAACGACAGTGGTGGTGTCAAGAAT GCTTCGCACCTGCTTAAATATGATTCCATGCTGGGAACTTTTAAAGCAGATGTGAAAATACTGGACAATGAAACCATCACTGTTGATGGTAAGCCCATCAAGGTTGTTTCAAGCAGGGACCCTCTTAAGCTTCCTTGGGCTGAACTTGGAATTGACATTGTTATTGAG GGAACCGGAGTGTTTGTGGATGGCCCTGGGGCTGGTAAACACATCCAAGCAGGTGCCAAGAAAGTTATTATCACTGCTCCTGCAAAGGGTGCTGATATTCCAACTTATGTTGTTGGTGTAAATGAAGGGGACTACACTCATCAGATCTCTAACATTATAAG CAACGCTTCCTGCACCACAAACTGTCTTGCTCCCTTTGTGAAGATCCTGGATGAAGAGTTTG GAATTGTGAAGGGAACCATGACAACCACACATTCCTACACAGGAGACCAG AGGCTTTTGGATGCTTCACACCGTGACTTGAGAAGAGCCAGGGCTGCAGCACTGAACATTGTCCCAACCAGCACTGGAGCTGCCAAGGCTGTGTCTCTAGTGTTGCCACAGCTGAAGGGCAAGCTTAATGGAATAGCGCTCCGTGTGCCTACACCCAATGTTTCAGTTGTTGACCTTGTTGTGAATGTTGAGAAGAAGGGTCTTACTGCTGAAGATGTGAATGCAGCATTCAGAAAGGCAGCTGAGGGTCCACTGAAAGGTGTGTTGGACGTGTGTGATGTTCCACTTGTGTCTATCGACTTCCGCTGCTCTGATGTTTCCTCTACTATTGACTCCTCCTTGACTATGGTCATGGGAGATGACATGGTTAAGGTGGTTGCTTGGTATGACAATGAATGGGGTTACAG CCAAAGGGTGGTGGATTTGGCACACCTAGTAGCAAGCAAGTGGCCAGGGGCAGCTAAAGCAGGGAGTGGAGACCCATTGGAGGAATTCTGCGAGACAAACCCTGCTGATGAGGAATGCAAAGTATATGAATAG
- the LOC100778015 gene encoding probable protein phosphatase 2C 27 produces the protein MHDLGATMPVGMDFPPPFTMLEDKDSAFVVDDQKSGDIKPMTKGKPPRHASGLRHSVSTTRLLAVADLSLDVGVTGSKSSSEEKTEFLPIFRSGSCAERGPKQYMEDEHICIDNLIQHIGPASTIPLPGAFYGVFDGHGGTDAALFIRNNILRFIVEDSHFPTCVGEAITSAFLKADFAFADSSSLDISSGTTALTALVFGRTMIVANAGDCRAVLGRRGRAIEMSKDQKPDCISERLRIEKLGGVVYDGYLNGQLSVSRALGDWHMKGSKGSACPLSAEPELQEINLTEDDEFLIMGCDGLWDVMSNQCAVTMARKELMIHNDPQRCSRELVREALKRNSCDNLTVIVICFSPDPPPRIETPPSRVRRSISAEGLNLLKDVLDC, from the exons ATGCATGATTTGGGAGCTACTATGCCTGTGGGAATGGATTTTCCTCCTCCGTTTACTATGTTAGAGGACAAAGACAGTGCATTTGTGGTGGATGATCAGAAATCAGGGGATATAAAACCAATGACAAAGGGTAAGCCTCCACGCCATGCTTCGGGTTTGAGGCACAGCGTTAGCACCACCAGATTGCTGGCTGTAGCAGATTTG AGTTTGGATGTGGGGGTTACTGGGAGCAAGTCATCTTCTGAAGAAAAGACGGAGTTTCTACCAATATTTCGGTCAGGAAGCTGCGCCGAAAGAGGACCTAAACAATATATGGAAGACGAACACATATGTATAGATAATCTTATTCAGCATATAGGTCCTGCTTCAACTATTCCTTTACCTGGAGCTTTTTATGGG GTGTTTGATGGTCATGGGGGTACAGATGCGGCTTTGTTCATACGAAATAACATCCTCAGATTCATAGTTGAGGACTCCCATTTTCCAACTTGTGTGGGGGAGGCAATTACAAGTGCGTTTCTAAAAGCCGATTTTGCATTTGCAGATTCTAGTTCGCTTGATATCTCTTCTGGCACCACTGCTTTAACTGCCCTTGTATTTGGAAG GACCATGATAGTTGCCAATGCTGGGGATTGTCGAGCTGTACTGGGGAGGCGAGGTAGAGCAATTGAGATGTCAAAAGACCAGAAGCCAGATTGCATTTCGGAGAGGCTAAGGATTGAGAAACTTGGTGGAGTGGTATACGATGGATACTTGAATGGCCAGTTATCTGTTTCCCGTGCCTTAGGAGACTGGCACATGAAGGGTTCCAAGGGTTCTGCCTGCCCCTTGAGTGCTGAGCCAGAGCTGCAGGAAATCAACCTGACCGAGGATGATGAGTTCTTGATTATGGGCTGCGACGGCCTATGGGATGTAATGAGTAACCAATGTGCTGTAACCATGGCAAGGAAAGAATTGATGATACATAATGATCCTCAAAGGTGTTCTAGAGAGCTGGTCAGAGAGGCTCTTAAGCGTAACTCGTGCGATAATTTGACAGTTATCGTGATATGTTTCTCCCCAGATCCTCCTCCTAGGATAGAGACACCTCCTTCTCGAGTCAGGAGGAGTATATCAGCAGAAGGCCTCAATTTACTTAAGGATGTATTGGACTGTTAG
- the LOC732571 gene encoding glyceraldehyde-3-phosphate dehydrogenase B subunit isoform 2 (isoform 2 is encoded by transcript variant 2), whose translation MATHAALASTRIPTNTKFPSKASHSFPTQCASKRLEVTEFSGLRSTSCVTYANDARESSFFDLVASQLTPKTNGSSTPVRGETVAKLKVAINGFGRIGRNFLRCWHGRKDSPLEVVVVNDSGGVKNASHLLKYDSMLGTFKADVKILDNETITVDGKPIKVVSSRDPLKLPWAELGIDIVIEGTGVFVDGPGAGKHIQAGAKKVIITAPAKGADIPTYVVGVNEGDYTHQISNIISNASCTTNCLAPFVKILDEEFGIVKGTMTTTHSYTGDQRLLDASHRDLRRARAAALNIVPTSTGAAKAVSLVLPQLKGKLNGIALRVPTPNVSVVDLVVNVEKKGLTAEDVNAAFRKAAEGPLKGVLDVCDVPLVSIDFRCSDVSSTIDSSLTMVMGDDMVKVVAWYDNEWGYSQRVVDLAHLVASKWPGAAKAGSGDPLEEFCETNPADEECKVYE comes from the exons ATGGCCACCCACGCGGCTCTAGCTTCTACAAGGATCCCCACTAACACCAAGTTCCCATCCAAGGCTTCACACTCTTTCCCAACCCAATGCGCCTCAAAG AGACTTGAGGTGACAGAATTCTCTGGGCTAAGATCCACTTCATGTGTGACATATGCTAACGATGCTAGAGAATCTTCCTTTTTTGATCTTGTAGCTTCCCAACTCACTCCCAAG ACCAATGGATCATCAACTCCTGTGAGGGGAGAGACAGTGGCCAAGTTGAAGGTGGCAATCAATGGTTTCGGACGCATTGGTAGAAACTTCCTTCGCTGCTGGCACGGCCGAAAAGACTCACCCCTTGAGGTCGTTGTTGTCAACGACAGTGGTGGTGTCAAGAAT GCTTCGCACCTGCTTAAATATGATTCCATGCTGGGAACTTTTAAAGCAGATGTGAAAATACTGGACAATGAAACCATCACTGTTGATGGTAAGCCCATCAAGGTTGTTTCAAGCAGGGACCCTCTTAAGCTTCCTTGGGCTGAACTTGGAATTGACATTGTTATTGAG GGAACCGGAGTGTTTGTGGATGGCCCTGGGGCTGGTAAACACATCCAAGCAGGTGCCAAGAAAGTTATTATCACTGCTCCTGCAAAGGGTGCTGATATTCCAACTTATGTTGTTGGTGTAAATGAAGGGGACTACACTCATCAGATCTCTAACATTATAAG CAACGCTTCCTGCACCACAAACTGTCTTGCTCCCTTTGTGAAGATCCTGGATGAAGAGTTTG GAATTGTGAAGGGAACCATGACAACCACACATTCCTACACAGGAGACCAG AGGCTTTTGGATGCTTCACACCGTGACTTGAGAAGAGCCAGGGCTGCAGCACTGAACATTGTCCCAACCAGCACTGGAGCTGCCAAGGCTGTGTCTCTAGTGTTGCCACAGCTGAAGGGCAAGCTTAATGGAATAGCGCTCCGTGTGCCTACACCCAATGTTTCAGTTGTTGACCTTGTTGTGAATGTTGAGAAGAAGGGTCTTACTGCTGAAGATGTGAATGCAGCATTCAGAAAGGCAGCTGAGGGTCCACTGAAAGGTGTGTTGGACGTGTGTGATGTTCCACTTGTGTCTATCGACTTCCGCTGCTCTGATGTTTCCTCTACTATTGACTCCTCCTTGACTATGGTCATGGGAGATGACATGGTTAAGGTGGTTGCTTGGTATGACAATGAATGGGGTTACAG CCAAAGGGTGGTGGATTTGGCACACCTAGTAGCAAGCAAGTGGCCAGGGGCAGCTAAAGCAGGGAGTGGAGACCCATTGGAGGAATTCTGCGAGACAAACCCTGCTGATGAGGAATGCAAAGTATATGAATAG
- the LOC100527765 gene encoding uncharacterized protein — protein MAAVPSTFALTKSALSINKLDHSLVKIKPYSFSLNLNRLGRMETSLTRRPLTIQATYSDGGRPSSASVFVGGFLLGGLIVGTLGCVYAPQISKAIAGADRKELMRKLPKFIYDEEKALEKTRKVLAEKIEQLNAAIDDVSAQLRSEEASNGVAVNSDEIEAAT, from the exons ATGGCTGCTGTTCCCTCTACTTTCGCTCTAACCAAATCTG CATTGTCCATAAACAAGCTGGACCACTCTCTGGTCAAGATCAAACCATACAGCTTCTCTCTGAATCTAAACCGTCTAGGGAGGATGGAAACATCTTTAACCAGAAGGCCTCTAACAATTCAAGCCACATATAG TGATGGTGGAAGGCCCAGCAGTGCTAGTGTATTTGTTGGTGGGTTTCTCTTGGGAGGATTAATAGTTGGCACTCTTGGTTGTGTGTATGCACCTCAG ATCAGCAAGGCCATAGCTGGAGCTGACAGGAAGGAGTTAATGAGAAAATTGCCAAAGTTTATATATGATGAAGAAAAGGCTTTAGAG AAAACCCGAAAAGTACTGGCTGAGAAGATTGAGCAACTGAACGCTGCCATAGATGATGTTTCTGCTCAGCTAAGGTCAGAGGAGGCCTCAAATGGAGTAGCTGTGAACTCTGATGAAATTGAAGCTGCCACATGA